The genomic stretch GATGCGTTGATTCATTTCGGTACTCATGGCAGTTTAGAGTTCACTCCGCGCAAACAAGTTGCTTTGTGTAGCAATGACTGGTCCGACCGTCTGGTAGGTGCATTACCTCATTTTTATATTTATTCCATCGGCAATGTAGGCGAAGGGATGATTGCTAAGCGTCGTTCGTATGCGGGATTGCAATCTTACCTTACTCCACCTTTTATGGAAAGTAGTGTTCGCGCCATTTATCGTGAACTGACTGAGGCTGTCAAGACATACAATAATTTGCTTCCGGCTGATGGGCAGGCTGTACTGTCTACTGGAAATAAAGAAGCTTTGAACCGTGCTTCATTGATGGTAAAGAAACTCACGGTGAAACTGGGCATCCATCGTGAATTGGGATTGGATAGTCTTCTTACTGTTCCTTATGCTGAAGAAGATATTCAGCGTATAGAAAATTTTGCTGAGGAGCTGGCAAATGAGAAGATTACAGGTCAGTTGTATACAATGGGGATTCCCTACGAACCCATTCGTATTACTTCCAGTGTGTATGCTATGGCTACCGAGCCGATAGCCTATAGTCTGTTGGCATTAGATAAACTACGTAATCGTGCGGACGGACAGGTAGAGAAACATCGCACTCTTTTTACTCAACGTTATTTGGAACCTGCACGTGATTTGGTCACTCGTTTATTGGCTGATCCGTCGTTGGTTTCTGACGAATTGATTTGTCGTATTACTGGCATTACTTCCGATGAACTTGCTAAAGCACATGAAATCAATAAATCCCGTAATACTCCCCAAGGCATGATGGCCATGATGATGGCATTAGCTGAAGAGGCTCCGGCTGAGGCTAAAACACATGCTGATATGAGCGGTGGAATAATGCAGGCTGACCAAAGCGTACGTTCGAAAAGGAATAGCATATCTGAGTCAATGAAAGAGAAAATGAAGGAAATAGCGAAAGGTATGAATCCTGAGAAAGCTATGGAACTTGCAAAAAGAATAGGTGCAAGCCCTGAAGCTTTAAAGAAAATGGAAACAGGAATGTACAAGAGCCATGCTGTAGGTATGAATACACTGGCCAAAGATACGGTTATAATGAAAACAACTTCTCGAGGAAAACGTGAAAAAGCGGATAGTGATAAATTCGGAGGCATGGAAGCGATGATGAAAGTTATGATGTCCAAGAAAAAAGAATACTCTAAAGAGGAGATAAATTTTGCTTTGGCTGTCATGGAAGTAGAACGCACTTTGAAGAATGTGGGTAATTATAAGAGTGCTCTTTTGGAAAGTCCGGAAAGAGAATTGACCTCTATGGTTAATGCGTTGAATGGAGGATATACACAACCTTCACCGGGTGGCGATCCTATCGCCAATCCTAATACTTTACCTACGGGACGAAATCTTTTTGCTATCAATGCTGAAGAAACTCCGTCGGAATCTGCATGGGAGAAAGGGAAACAATTGGCTGACAATACTATCGAAATGTATCGTCGTCGTCATAATGACTCTATTCCCCGTAAAGTAAGCTATACATTATGGAGTGGAGAATTTATAGAAACCGGTGGCGCTACTATTGCACAGGTATTGTATATGTTAGGTGTAGAGCCTATTCGTGATACGTTCGGACGCGTGACGGATCTTCGTTTGATCCCTTCGGCAGAATTGGGGCGTCCTCGTATTGATGTTGTGGTGCAAACTAGCGGGCAGTTGAGAGATATTGCCGCTTCACGCCTGTTCCTTATCAACCGTGCCGTAGAGATGGCTGCCAATGCTAAAGAGGATCAATTTGAAAATCAAGTGGCGGCAGGTGTTGTGGAAGCTGAACGTGTATTGATAGAAAAAGGTCTGACTCCGAAAGAAGCCCGCGAAATGTCTACTTTTCGTGTGTTTGGAGGAGTGAATGGCAATTATGGTACGGGTATACAAAGTATGGTGCAATCTGGTGACCGTTGGGAAAGTGAAGAGGAAATCGCCGATGTTTATTTGAATAATATGGGTGCTTTTTATGGTAGTGAAAAGAATTGGGAAACTGTCCGCCAATTTGCTTTGGAAGCTGCTTTGACACGTACGGATGCGGTTATTCAGCCACGTCAAAGCAATACATGGGGTGCATTAAGCCTGGATCATGTGTATGAGTTTATGGGAGGTATGAATCTTGCTGTCCGTAATGTGACCGGTAAAGATCCCGATGCGTATCTGAGCGACTATCGTAATCGTAACAATGCCCGTATGCAAGAGGTGAAAGAAGCTATTGGCATAGAGAGTCGTACCACAATATTCAATCCTGCTTATATTAAGGAAAAAATGAAAGGGGAGGCCGGCGCAGCTAATACTTTTGCTGAGATTGTGCAAAATACGTATGGCTGGAATGTCATGAAACCTCAGGCTGTTGATAAGGAAATGTGGAATGAGATATATGATGTGTATGTAAAGGATAAATTTAACTTGGGAGTGCAGGGTTATTTTGAAAAGCAGAACCCTGCTGCTTTGGAAGAAATGACTGCGGTAATGATGGAAACTATCCGTAAAGGAATGTGGCAGGCTAGCGAGCAACAGATAGCGGATATTGCCAAACTACATACCGATTTGGTGAATAAATATAAACCGTCTTGTTCAGGTTTTGTTTGTGATAATGCAAAATTACGTCAGTTCATAGCTTCTAAAATGGATGCACAGACTGCATCCCGGTATAAGGAAAACATCAGTCAGATACGTGAAGTTGCTGCTTCAAAAGAGCAAAAGGGTATGGTGATGAAAAAAGAAGAGATGAATACAGTCGGTACGGAACAACAGACGAATACGGTAAGCAATACTGTTGTTTGTGTTGTAGTGGTGGCTGCTGTTCTTGTTTTAATTGTATTGGTGCGTTGTCGCCGTAAAAAAATGCAGGAATAACAGGCTATGGAAACAATTGTAGTTGTTCTTATGATATTGGTCTGTTTCAATTTTATGATGAAACAGACATTCCGCAAACGAGGATCGGTTGCAGCAATAGCTGTTGTAGCCGCCCTTTTTGTGGGGCTGATGTGCCCATATGCAATTCAGCAGTCTAAGACACAGATTGCTGATTGGCTGGCAGATGCTCAATTGATGCTTGACACTTCGGTGGTGCTTACAGTGGAAGTTGCCTTACAGATGGCTTTTTGTATGTTGGCTGTTCATGTGCTTACTACAGGTCCTGTTAAGAAACGTACTCTTTGGGCTTACCGTGCTTTACGTTGGTTTCCGGGTATTTTGATATTTCCTGTCTTGTTTAGCGGATTGGTATATCTTATCTTCTCTTTTCCGGGTGTTTCCTTTTCTCTTGTCGCATGGAGTATGGCGGTAGGTGTATTGATATTAATTTCTGTAGGCACATTGTTTCTTCGTTATCTCTTGCCGGAAAAGGAATTACGGTTGGAACTATTGTTCCTCACTAATGCATTGACCGCCATATTGGGAATTATTGCTACTGTAAATGGTCGTACCGCCGTAACAGGTATAAGCGAGGTGGATTGGGGGGCATTGACCGGCTTGATAATTATGCTGGCAGGTGGAGGACTCATTGGATTGGTTATATATAAATATAGACGAATAAAAACAAACATTTAAAACTTACTGACATTATGAATCTTATATCAGACATTCTGTTTTGGATTTCGAACGGACTTTTAGTTCCTGTTGTTGTATTGCTTATTGTTCTTTTCATCCGTTCGCTATTATTGATAGGCAGTTTTTTCGGGCAATATTTGGCTATTCGGCGTACAGATGCGTTGTTGCGTCAACAGCTTGATGCACTGACTATAGATACTTTGCCCGAATTGGAAAGCAAACTTCCAGTGAAGTCGAACTCGTTGGTCATTGTGTATATCCGTCGGGTGTTGGGGTCAAAAGACCGTCCGGCACATGTGCAGCGTCTGTTGGCTGATTTTGAAATTACTGCTGATAAGGATTTGGCTATTTCAAAAACATTGACTAAGATGGGACCGATGCTTGGATTGATGGGTACATTGATTCCAATGGGACCTGCTTTGGTGGGACTTTCTACTGGTGATATCGCTTCTATGGCATACAATATGCAAGTCGCTTTTGCTACAACTGTAGTTGGTCTGTTTTCTAGTGCCATTGGTTTCATAACTCAACAGGTGAAGCAACGCTGGTATTTGCAGGATATGACTAATCTGGAATTCCTTTCTGAATTGCTCACTGAAAAACATACAGCTTGAGATGAAACGTAATTTATTAAGAAAAGAGGAGGATAGTGACCCGATGAGCGTGGTCAGCAATCTGTTTGATGTGGCGATGGTGTTTGCGGTAGCGTTAATGGTAGCCTTGGTTACCCGTTATAATATGACTGAAATGTTTAGTCAGGAGGATTTTACGATGGTGAAGAATCCGGGTAAGGAAAACATGGAAATTATAACCAAGGAAGGGCAGAAGATAAACCGCTATACACCTTCTGAGGATCAGGATGCCAAAAGCGGAAAGAAGGGTAGAAAGGTGGGGATTGCATACGAATTGGATAATGGGGAAATTATTTATGTGCCCGAAGATTGATTGGGGAGTTATGGTTGATTGATTTTTTCTTCTTCAATCGAAGAGGTGTAGGCTGTATTTCATATTCAGTATTACGCCTCTTTTTATTTTGAATATTTACTGATTACAAGTAGCGGTCTGTCCGTTTAGTTACGCATTTCGAAACAACTCTCCTTTGATATTTGTTATTATTACAAATAACTCACTCATATAAGAACTATAATGATGCAAAATGAACTAAACACGAGCTTGATTGAAGCTGTAAAAGAAAAACTGCCACTTAAAGAAAATCTGGCCAATCTGTTAATAGATACTTTGTATATCGGTAAAGAGGCTATTTATCGGAGGTTGCGTGGTGAGGTCCCTTTTACATTAGAGGAAGCTGCTTTGATATCAAGAAAGTTAGGTGTTTCATTAGATAATGTAATAGGAGTCTGTTTCAGTTCCAATGCCGTATTCGATTTGAATGTGGTGGATCATGAAGATCCGTTTGAAACTTACTATTCATTATTAAAAAAGTATGTCAATGTGTTACATGCTTTGCAAAACGATCCTTCCTCTTCCATGGGTACTTCTTCCAATATTATCCCCCAAACACTTTCTTTGAAACATAAATCATTGTCTAAGTTTCGCCTCTTTAAATGGATGTATCAAAACAAGCATATTCAGTGCAAGCATTTTGACAAGGTGGAAGTTCCTCAAAAAATATATGATATTCAAAATGATTTTGTATCTGCTACCGGACATATACATTCTGTGGATTATATCTGGGATAGCATGATTTTTCATCATCTGATAAATGACATACAGTATTTTGCTGGGATTCATCTTATCACAGAAGAGGACAAACATCAGATTAAAGAAGAACTATTGCAACTGACCGACGAATTGGAAGACTTGGCTTCTAAGGGAAAGACAGAAGCAGGTAACAGTGTACATATTTACGTGTCTCATATTAATTTTGAAGCCACCTACAGCTATCTGGAGGCTGATTCGGTACAACTCAGTTTGATACGGGTGTATTCTATCAACTCCATTACTACGCAGGATTGTGGAATGTTCCTCAGTTTGAAAGAATGGATACAGTCACTGAAGAAATTCTCGACTATGATTTCAGAGAGTGGAGAGATGCAGCGTATACAGTTTTTCCAACAACAACGTGAAATAATAAGCACTTTATAATAGTTTCCTATTTACGAAAAACGAAATAGGAAAGAAATTCTGTTTACTGAAAATGAAAGTAAATAATCTGTTTATTTACTTTTTTTCGTTATCTGTTTTCTTATTCCTCAATTGGTCGTGAATCAGAAAGATAGAAAGTCTTTCATCTCTGTTTTAGAGCATAGAATTCCCATTTCCATAACTTAAATTTGCAGTCTGTTTGTTAATAACCAAAGAAGGGGAAAAGAATGAAGAATAAGATTGTGAATGAACTGATTACAGCCATGAAGGCACGTGTTCCTGAAAAGCAGAATTTGGCAGGCTATCTGGCAGATACATTATGTATGGGAAAGGAAGCCGTTTACCGCAGGCTACGGGGAGAGGTTTCTTTTACCCTTGAAGAAGTTGCCTTGATCTCTCGAAGACTGGGTATTTCCATTGATCAGATTATAGGAAATCACCTTTCGGACAGAGTGACCTTTGATTTGAATTTATTGAAGTCTTCTGATTCAATGGAAGGCTATTATGAGATAATCCATCGTTATCTGCAAATTTTTGATTATGTGAAAAAGGATGAAACAACAGAAGTTTATACTGCTTCCAATTTGCTGCCGTTTACTCTTTATTCTGAATATGAGTATCTGTCTAAATTTCGTCTTTGCCGTTGGATTTATCAGAATGGTGAGATCAAGACTCCTAATTCTTTAAGAGATATGCAGGTGGAAGACCGGATTGTGAGTGCACATAAGAAACTATGTGAAAGCGTGAAGAAATGCCGGAAAACGCATTTTATATGGGACACGAACATCTTTTATTCTTTTGTAAAGGAGATAAAATACTTTGCCGTTCTTAAACTGATAACCGATGATGATGTATTGCATTTGAAAACCGAGCTGTATCAGTTGCTTGCCATGATGGAGGAACTTTCGGTAACGGGAGAATTCAGTGAAGGCGGAAAAGTTTGTTTTTATCTTTCTAATATTCATTTTGAGGCTACCTATAGCTATATAGAAAAACGGGATTTTCAAATAAGTTTATTGCGGGTGTATTCCATCAATTCAATGGATTCACAAAGTTTTCATATCTGCCGGATGCAATGTAACTGGATCCAATCATTAAAGCGTCATTCTATCTTGATTTCAGAGAGTGGCGAGATGCAGCGCATAGATTTTTTACAAAAACAACAAGCTATTATCGATAGTTTGTAAAGAGTGCCATTTGCCACGAATTACGAATATCGCAACTTTTTTATCCGGATAGTGCGTACAATGCAAAAATCTATTTGGATGGAGCTTGTTTTTTATATTTTGCAACAGCCGCTTGCACTCATTGCATAATAAGTTGTCAGTCAGTTGGATTATTGTCTGTTTCAGAAATGAATATAATTCACAGCCTCACTCTATTTCCCGATATTTGCAGTATAAGAATTAGATGAGTATTCATGTTAGATGGAAGGGGATAATGAATGATGAAAAGAGATAATAAAACCTATAGAAACTGGCTCTGCTTACTGTGGCTGGCTGTCTTTACTTCTTGTATGGATGAAACTTTCACCGCTAGCGATGTGGAAGGTACATTTATATCTATTAGGGGAATGGCACCTCATACGGGTAGTGTGCATTCTGGGACTCCGGAAGATTATATCATTCATACGCTCCGTGTTTTGGCATTTGACAAAACGACGGGTGATAAAGTAACCAACCTATTTTATAATGCACATTCCGGTGATATTATTCGTCATCCCATTGATGCAGGAAGTTACGATTTTGTGTTTTTGGCCAATGAGCCGGCTTATCAACCGGTCCGGACTTTATTGGATGCTATCACTCATTATGGTGATTTGAATCATATAGCCTATCCCGCTGATTTTTTCTCATCAGAACAAATTATTCCAATGATGCAGGAAATAAAGAATGTGACCGTGTTATCCGGCGGACAGGGAGCGACATTGGAAGATAATACAACAGTATCTATATTGCAATTGGCTCTTGAAAGAATGGGGGTACGGGTAGATGTCATATTGAGGGCTGAAGATGATTTGGACCAGGCATTTAAAGGAATAATGTTCAGTAATTTGCCGAATCTTGTTCCGCTGACAGCCACTTATGATGGTCCGGCTATTGAACGGAGTGTGATACGTACATTTACTGTGGTTGATGACGGAAGTTATTTCACCCAAGGTACCCCGACAGCCGAATGGGATTGGGAGAAAAAGGTGAACCGTATCATCCTGCCTGCCAATGACCCTCTTTCCGTTACTAATGAAAGTGAGGCTGTAAACTTTACAATAGATATGGGGGATAATTATAATCCGTCTTGCAAATTGAAGATTGCTTCGAATCCGGTAAATTATAGTTTACCCAAGAATACAAAATTGGATTTGACCGGATATATTAAGGAGCCGTTGATGGTGAACATAGAGGCGTCTGAATGGGAGAATGTGGATGAAGATTGGAATATATCAGGTATTAAGGTACTGAATGTATCGGACTTGGAGGTCAGTATTACTGATTTTAATGGAGCACGTATTTCCTTTACCTCTAATATGCCGGTAGTCAAAGTGATGCCTCAACTTTATGTGGGAGCCGGGGGATTAGCAGCAGAAACAGAAAAGGTATTCAATGATTTGGTGTTGCTAAATGGAGATGTGAAAGACAGTGGAACCACGATAACCTATACTACCTCTCGTTTCTCATATATCTATGATAAGGCATCTCAAACCGGAACGGGCTATATGGATGTGTTGTTGGATGAGCAAAACATAATGGGTACACAGGAAACTTATCGGATTTTTTTGTCTGCTGAAGATGAAGACGGAGGTAGCCTGCAAAGAGAGATAAAAGTTCATGCCAGTCAACACGGGAAACGTTTTGAATTTAATCCGTATGGAACCGGCTATATAGGCGCTTTTTTTAGAAATGATGAACAGGGTGAAAGAATTATTACCGGACAGCAGAAAAGGAGGGACGGAACAAATGAACGTCCTCAGGATTTAGGTACACTCGGTCTATGGAAAGCGGAAGTGGAAGAAGGGAATTTCATTGTTCTGAGCTCTACTCCAAGCTTTGATCCGAATGTCGGGACTGATAATCCGGGAGTCGCAGAGCATTATAAGGTGCTTCCTAATAAGTATAAGGGAGAAAATGGAACTTATGTGGAAGGTAGGGGACGTATCTATTTCCGTATGGGAGTAACGGGAAAAAATGCCGGAACGACTCCTAGGTATGCTAAAGTGAAAATTCAATGGTATGGAGGAAGATATGGGACAGGAGATGATGAATTGTGGTATAATACCGAGTATATGTATATCCGGCAGGGAGAAGCGGATGATTACATCATGAGGCCTGGAACTGTAGATGCCATATCCAAGGGACCGTCACAGGGGAAAGCACGTGATTATGCTCGCAAAATATCGCCTTTCAATCTGACGGCTCCTGCTTATCTGAATGGTGGAAATGAACCCTATGCAAAAGTTGATGTGAAACAAGGAAGGTTTGTGAAATATCCCACTCAGGCAGGAGCATTTTTTCAATGGGGGCTTCCGAAGGATGCTGATCAGGACTATTTCCGTTTGGCTTACCATCCTACAGCCTATACTGTGAACCATTGGATTAAGGATATACAGTTTTTTAATAGTACATCCGAATTGTTTTTACCGGTATGGGGAACAGCGCCTATACCAGCAGAAGATATTTATGACTATGGGTATAAGGAAATATTTGAAACTTGTCCTGACGGATACCATCGTCCTTCTGACGGATATATTGACAGAATAGCTTATAACGGACCATATCCTAATAATATAGATCAGGATGGCGATCATGTCATTGTGAAGGCAAATACGAACAAGGATGTCATAAAGACAGTACTTACGGATTATAGCGTTGAAATAGCATTTTCTGAATTGCGGCAATCCTTATTTAAAAACCCACTGAGTGGAGATGCTGGATTAAATGAGAATATTGGCGGATATGACGGTTCGCCGGAAGTAGGAGGGATTAAAGTAGACCGATATCAGAACTTTTGGCAAAGTAGGACTGATGTGGATGAAGCGCAAGAGCATATAACCTTCTTGATAGGCTTCTATGCTGATGGCTTTTTTGACCGCAGACCTATTAAGATGGGGTCAGCTGACGGTAGTTATCCTTATTGTGTATCATCGGGTAACGCACAGGCAGCTTATTTGGGAATTTTAGTATATAATGAGGCGAATAATGCTTCTGTCTTTTTTCCGTCAGCAGGAAGACGCCAGAATAAGGATAGTAGTCTGGAATTTACAGGACAGACCGGCTATTACCATACCGCTTCTATAGCTGCGTCTTCTGCCGAAGATCCTCATGCTGTGTGGAGCATGTCTCTGGGTAAGTGGCCGAATCCCGGTTTGATGTATCAGTTGCCGACCTTTGGTCAGTCTATCCGTTGCGTCAGGGATGAAGTAATTAGTAGAAAGTGATGATATGTATTTAATGAAATGAGAAAATGAAAGAATTTGTATTATATATAGTTTGTCTTTGGTGTCTGGCTTTTCTAATGTCAGGCTGTGAAGATTCTATCCACCTATCGGAGCGGCCTGATAATAATAAACCTCAAGCAGATAAGGTGCAGATTGAAATCTTTGCCCGTGCGAATTCATATCATTATCCTACAGTCCGTACCATGGATGATGAAGATAGGGTAGGGAAGACTCCATGGATATTGGTATTCAATGGAGAAAATGCAAATGCCACCTTTGTAGAGGCGGTACAGGCTTTTGAGATGGTGGGAAAAAGGTATGTCATATTGACCAAACAGTCCGGCAATAGCAAGTATCAGTTACTGATATTGGCGAATCCATTGAATGATAAGTTTTATTATGGAAATAATGTGACTGAATATTTATTTACAGAATCGGATCTACGGATGAATATGATACCGGGGATAACGACATTGTCCGAAGTTTGTGCCAAAATCCTGACTGAACCGTTAGAAAGCCCTGCAACCTCTGTCATTCCTTTTAGTAATGACGGAAAGACTATTCCTATGAGTTATTTGCTTGGAGTAGACAAAATAGATACTACAACACGGATTGAAAATAGTGATGGGAGTACTATAGAGCTCATTCGTGTAGCAGCAAAAGTGGTGGTAGCTAATAAAGCCGATAACTTTTATTTGAAAGGAATTACAGCAGTAGTCAATGTACCTCGACAAGGGCGATTGCATAATCAGGATGGTACAGTTATGAATAATATGGCAAACTTGACGGAATATTGTCAGACTGGTTATGGTTCTTCTTTGGTAGTGACGGATAATTCGGCGGTGGGACAAAGTACGGAAATGAAACCGTTATATTTGTATGAGTCCGATATTCAGAACAATACCTACTTGATTGTAGAAGGAACTTATGAAAATAAAGACTATTTCTATAAGTTGGTGCTGGTTGACGGAAAATATAATCTCATGGATATTTTACGCAATCATTCATACACATTTACCATTATTAAAGCTAAGGGGCCCGGTTATGATACGGTAGAGGATGCCAAGGCATCCAAAGCTTCCAATGTTGATTTGGATTATAAGTTATCAGTTGATGATAGTTACTCTTATGAAATGATATCCAACAATGATTTTTATTTGGGGGTAAGTAATTCAGTATTTATAGCTTATGCCAGTGAAGATAAAATTTATGAAGTAACTAGTGTGGCTACTAATTGTAAAACGAACTTTCCTAATTCATGTCGTATTGGTGATAATCATATAGAAGTGGATGATGCTTTTTCACTGACTAACCCGGCTGATGGGGCAAGAATACCTATAGTGGAAGGGAGTACACCTGACCCTAATATTACTCAGGTAGAATCCTTAATCACTTCCAAATTGAGGCTGCATGAAGATTATCAGACGGATGAGGGAGGAATTTATAGGAAGAACGCATACATCACCTTGAAATTAGGCAATTTGGAGAAAAAGATTCGCGTCAGGCAAAGACTTGCTGTACCCCAAGAAGGGCTGATTTTGAAATATATGCCTACTACTGAAGATGTGGATAGTTATGATATGAATTTTTATTGTCTGACTGCTTATGTGGAGGATGGGGCCGATAATCCCAAGACTTGGATAAAACTACGTCCTTCATCAAGCGATGGACGGAATATAACAGATCGGATAACAGTAGATGATGGGAAAATTTATATGGAGGTAACAGCTAATGAAGGGACGGCATCCCGAAACGGCTTGGTGTATCTGACCACTATAAAAGCTCCTGATAATTCTTCCGGTATCCGTACCACACAACGTGTTAAGATTAATATCACTCAGAAAGGTAAAACGATTGTCTCAAATTAAAAGTAATGTAGATGAAAAAGAAAATACTATTCATTCTCTTTATATCGGGTTGTTTTCTGACCGGAAGTAATGCACAGAGTATTGCAGTGAAGAGCAATCTGCTCTATGATGCCACTTCAACTCTAAATATGGGAGTGGAATTGGGATTGTCACGTCAGTGGACTTTGGATGTCCCCCTCAACTATAATCCTTGGAAACCGGGTAATGGCAGGCGTTTGCGTCATTGGGGAATACAACCGGAAGCCCGTTATTGGTTTTGTGAGCGTTTCAATCGCACGTTTGTGGGTTTGCACGGTCATTATGCCGATTTCAATGTAGGAGGATTTCCTGATTGGGGATTCATCAGTAAGAATATGCAAGACAATCGTTATCAGGGATACCTGTATGGCGGAGGCATTTCAATAGGACATTCATGGATTTTGAAGAAACGTTGGAGTTTGGAGGCGTCTTTGGGAATAGGATATGCGCATATTGTATATGATAAGTATCCTTGTGCGGAATGTGGCACTAAACTGAAATCAGGCAGAAGAAACTATTTTGGTCCTACAAAGGCAAGTATATCACTTATTTATATAATCAAATAATTGAACCATAATGAAAAGAAATAGATATATCATAGCATATGTACTGCTTGCTTTTTGCTTTATCAAGCATCCGGTTGTAGGACAGAACCGCTCTTTTACAGGTACTGTCACTATACATCCCGTACGCTTGGAACAGGTGGGTGATTCACTCTATATAGAAATGGATATGGTGTTGGAGGATGTAAAGATGAACACATCTCGTGGCGCTGATTGGATTCCTCAATTGGTTTCTGCATCATGTACTCTTAATTTACCGCGTATTTCATTGAAAGGAAGAGATGAATACAAAGCTTATGAACGATATCTGACTCTTATGACTAACCGGGAAAAAGCAAGTTATGACTTCCCCTATATTGTGAAAAAGATAGTTGGAAGGAAAAATGCGATGATTTCTTATCAATATCACTTGCCTTACGAGGCATGGATGGCAGATGCCTGTCTGAATATACGGCGTGACGAGTGCGGTTGCGGTGAAACTGCCTGGATGGAAATAGAACCTTTGATGGAAAAAGTAACATTGGAGTATCCTCTGATTCCCTATGTGATAACTCCTCATCTGGCCTATATCAGGCCTGTTGTAGAACAGGTAAAACAGAGAGATGTACAGGCGGAATGTTTTTTAGATTTTGAAGTGAATAAAGTGGATATCCGTCCTGAATATATGAATAATCCGCAGGAACTGGCCAAGCTTCGTGCGATGATTGACGAACTGAAAGCAGACGCTGATATTCAAGTGAAAAGTTTGGATATTATCGGTTATGCCTCACCGGAAGGTTCGTTGGCAAATAATAAACGGTTGTCTGAAGGACGCGCTTTGGCGCTTCGTGATTATTTGGCAGGCTTATATGACTTTCCCCGTTCCCAATACAATATCTTGTTTGGTGGAGAAAATTGGGCAGGCTTGGTAAAAACACTCCAACATACAAATATTGATTACCGAAAAGAGTTATTGAACATGATTACAAACAACCCCTATGACCAAACCTTAAAATTGAAGTTGCGAGAATTTCGTGGAGGTATCCCCTATCAATATTTGTTGAGGAGTGTTTATCCTAAACTCCGTGTCGCCATATGTAAGGTAAACTATGAAGTGAAGAATTTCAAAGTTGATGAGGC from Phocaeicola dorei encodes the following:
- a CDS encoding cobaltochelatase subunit CobN — encoded protein: MKKKQLLIGGGIAVILLLLFGVWNLWFSATKVAFINYQVISLGQISKANDNSFIKISELSTDDLNRLTSYDMIFINAMGLRITEEQRAQIQKAADGGLPILTTAATNPANKIISLDSIQADTLKHYLSNGGRRNYRSMLNYVRVYIDKKRFSVSEPEAVVKRADDVLYHMNPKSPEDEELGFNTVAGYNIFLQNNGLWKENAPRIIVTGPMGEPSGLIAKLEETGNMVYPIRSMHSFIQNHGIDSVRPSAIINMAHGRMGDYIVDYLAKQNIPLFSPLNVNRLVEEWESDKMGMNGGFMSQSIVTPEIDGAIRPFALFGHYKDEEGLQRAYAIPERLETFVETVNNYITLQRKSNSEKRVAIYYYKGPGQNALTAGGMEVVPSLYNLLQRMKREGYKVDGLPTSPKELEQMIQSQGAVFGPYAEGAFDRFMETGKPELITKEQYESWIKKSIRSDMYAEVVAANGEFPGAYMTTSDGRLGVARLQFGNVVLLPQNAAGSGDNAFKVVHGTNAAPPHTYIASYLWTQFGFKADALIHFGTHGSLEFTPRKQVALCSNDWSDRLVGALPHFYIYSIGNVGEGMIAKRRSYAGLQSYLTPPFMESSVRAIYRELTEAVKTYNNLLPADGQAVLSTGNKEALNRASLMVKKLTVKLGIHRELGLDSLLTVPYAEEDIQRIENFAEELANEKITGQLYTMGIPYEPIRITSSVYAMATEPIAYSLLALDKLRNRADGQVEKHRTLFTQRYLEPARDLVTRLLADPSLVSDELICRITGITSDELAKAHEINKSRNTPQGMMAMMMALAEEAPAEAKTHADMSGGIMQADQSVRSKRNSISESMKEKMKEIAKGMNPEKAMELAKRIGASPEALKKMETGMYKSHAVGMNTLAKDTVIMKTTSRGKREKADSDKFGGMEAMMKVMMSKKKEYSKEEINFALAVMEVERTLKNVGNYKSALLESPERELTSMVNALNGGYTQPSPGGDPIANPNTLPTGRNLFAINAEETPSESAWEKGKQLADNTIEMYRRRHNDSIPRKVSYTLWSGEFIETGGATIAQVLYMLGVEPIRDTFGRVTDLRLIPSAELGRPRIDVVVQTSGQLRDIAASRLFLINRAVEMAANAKEDQFENQVAAGVVEAERVLIEKGLTPKEAREMSTFRVFGGVNGNYGTGIQSMVQSGDRWESEEEIADVYLNNMGAFYGSEKNWETVRQFALEAALTRTDAVIQPRQSNTWGALSLDHVYEFMGGMNLAVRNVTGKDPDAYLSDYRNRNNARMQEVKEAIGIESRTTIFNPAYIKEKMKGEAGAANTFAEIVQNTYGWNVMKPQAVDKEMWNEIYDVYVKDKFNLGVQGYFEKQNPAALEEMTAVMMETIRKGMWQASEQQIADIAKLHTDLVNKYKPSCSGFVCDNAKLRQFIASKMDAQTASRYKENISQIREVAASKEQKGMVMKKEEMNTVGTEQQTNTVSNTVVCVVVVAAVLVLIVLVRCRRKKMQE
- a CDS encoding DUF2149 domain-containing protein, translating into MKRNLLRKEEDSDPMSVVSNLFDVAMVFAVALMVALVTRYNMTEMFSQEDFTMVKNPGKENMEIITKEGQKINRYTPSEDQDAKSGKKGRKVGIAYELDNGEIIYVPED
- a CDS encoding MotA/TolQ/ExbB proton channel family protein; this translates as MNLISDILFWISNGLLVPVVVLLIVLFIRSLLLIGSFFGQYLAIRRTDALLRQQLDALTIDTLPELESKLPVKSNSLVIVYIRRVLGSKDRPAHVQRLLADFEITADKDLAISKTLTKMGPMLGLMGTLIPMGPALVGLSTGDIASMAYNMQVAFATTVVGLFSSAIGFITQQVKQRWYLQDMTNLEFLSELLTEKHTA